The Salvelinus alpinus chromosome 29, SLU_Salpinus.1, whole genome shotgun sequence region CTGGCACTCCAACAGCtgtgaaataaatataaaaatattctGTAATATAAGTGGATGAGCAAGGGAAGGAATGGGCAGTGATATAGACCACATACTACATTATGGTCAGATGTTTACTAAAATATATGATTGGTTGATGAGAAGCAGGCCAGGGCCcatatctaggatcagttttgccttctagatcataatgaataggattatatggacagatcctagatcagcaatcgTACTCTGAGACGCTTCGTCACATAGTGGCAATAGTAATTCTACTCAGCAATGATACCTCATATTTCTCTGAGAAGCCACTGAGTTCCCTCTCTTCAATCTTGTATCCATTCAGCATCAGCTTGTACATCAGCAGTACCTGTCCTGAAATTATGTCATGAACATTCGCCTGCAATGCCTTGAGACTTAAATCAGTCCTTTTGCTGGACATCCATTCAAACTATCTCTTCACTTTTGTTTTGATTATCTGAGCACTAATAGCCCATGACTGATTTGAATGAAGGATCACAATTCCACACTGACAGAAAAGGAGTAACAGTACTAGGACCTCACCACTCTTCTGCGCTATCATGCGTATGTAGATCTGGTGCAAGGGGCCCCTGTGGCGTAGGTGTGTGTGAATGTAGTAGCGGTACTCCTTCTTCTTGTGATCGATCACCAGGCGCCGGCGGAAGGCCCCGGAACAGaccagccacagagagagacacatgctGAACACCAGGAACCCAGTATACTTGTGATGGTCCTGAACCAGGAAGAGGTAAGCTTAAAGGTTATGGTAAAGGTCAGTCGAAGGGAGAACGACTGAAGAAAGCCTACCTACAAGGACAACAGTTAATGATATGAGATTTACAACTGCTCACAAAAGGAAAACTAAACATGTGAGATGTGTTTACAATTCTCCCTTTTCAACCAGTATTCAAAAAAGAGAAATAGCATGTCGGGCAATTTCAGGTTGTGTGCCTATTCCTCATGGGAGCACTCACACACCCCAAACTCCATGTTCATGTAACAGGCAGTTCCAATGGTGGAGGCGATCAGTAGCAGTGAACCTTTCCAGATGTTTTCATGCTGGTATTCAAGAACAAACACTGCAACAAATCATATCACCATCAACCAGAAAACCAACCAAAGGaacatttgaaaacaaatcaactGAAACAAAATAATTTGAGATAGCAATAAAAGTACAGTTAAATAGAAATGAGAGACGTCAACGATAGATCTCTTACCGTCCTTCACTATAGTGAATGGATAGCAAGGGTTGTTCTTGATCTTATCTGTGAGTGCTTGCTCAGTGGCGTTGAACTGATGGTCCCACGTGCCAAAAATCCCAATAGTCATGGTGCTAACAGGCTAAATGTAGAGGGTTACATGAGAGAAAACACAATGTCAATAATTGAAAGTTGCACTACAGTGTCATTTTAGTGTAAAGAGTGTATCATGCAAAATACTCACACTCGTTGTTATGCATGTTTTAGTCAAAAATACATGATGTTCTGTAACCAAATCCCTAAACCTTCTGCCTCCTACAGTGGAAGATAGAATAC contains the following coding sequences:
- the LOC139559260 gene encoding cation channel sperm-associated auxiliary subunit TMEM249-like, with the protein product MTIGIFGTWDHQFNATEQALTDKIKNNPCYPFTIVKDVFVLEYQHENIWKGSLLLIASTIGTACYMNMEFGDHHKYTGFLVFSMCLSLWLVCSGAFRRRLVIDHKKKEYRYYIHTHLRHRGPLHQIYIRMIAQKSGQVLLMYKLMLNGYKIEERELSGFSEKYELLECQGRRIATKLNLNYFDYQDTSKRHLVIHRPKIILSANNDRNNPPV